Proteins from a single region of Haloterrigena alkaliphila:
- a CDS encoding P-loop NTPase — protein sequence MTDETPLTDEAIRRAVVDRVREVEIMGGDPIGEQLIEDVAVEDGIVTFTVDFGPVDRVLADRLTDQLRGAGLATDGVVHVRVEAAGADAPEIGLPVSGVDSIIAVGSAKGGVGKTTVTASLARALAETGLDVGVFDANVYAPDAPDLLEAEGPVQTSPTGKPMPVETEDGIQVVSIELIADDGPVAWRGAMVHDVVKDLLGDAAWDDRDVLLVDLPPGIGDAVYTIVQQAPLDGGLLVSTPTDECVRATRRTAALYSANDVPTIGVVPNMVGAAEGETTPFDGGPDALAEDVAEAAYAEIDPVPFDPTLREPTARSVADPETTGERAIDALRETVLEFLETEGGPGVPEDAIDLRGLPPETCHRQVVTEFGVAADEPVSVLLRGDPDDLVEVVDESLARDGRSLERTAVDDLGYDGWLVELEAGGRSAVEPAT from the coding sequence ATGACCGACGAGACACCGCTGACCGACGAGGCGATCAGGCGGGCGGTCGTCGATCGCGTCCGGGAAGTCGAGATCATGGGCGGCGACCCGATCGGCGAGCAGTTGATCGAAGACGTCGCCGTCGAGGACGGGATCGTCACGTTCACCGTCGACTTCGGGCCGGTCGATCGCGTGTTAGCCGACCGACTGACCGATCAGCTTCGGGGGGCCGGGCTGGCGACCGACGGCGTCGTCCACGTCCGGGTCGAGGCCGCCGGTGCCGACGCTCCCGAAATCGGGCTGCCGGTCTCCGGCGTCGACTCGATCATCGCCGTCGGCAGCGCGAAGGGCGGCGTCGGCAAGACCACCGTCACCGCCTCGCTGGCGCGCGCGCTCGCCGAGACGGGGCTGGACGTCGGCGTCTTCGACGCGAACGTTTACGCGCCCGACGCGCCGGACCTGCTCGAGGCCGAGGGACCGGTTCAGACGTCGCCGACGGGGAAGCCGATGCCCGTCGAGACCGAGGACGGTATTCAGGTCGTCAGCATCGAGTTGATCGCCGACGACGGCCCCGTCGCGTGGCGCGGCGCGATGGTCCACGACGTCGTGAAGGACCTGCTCGGGGACGCGGCCTGGGACGATCGGGACGTGTTGCTCGTGGACCTGCCGCCGGGGATCGGCGACGCGGTCTACACGATCGTTCAGCAGGCGCCGCTGGACGGCGGCTTGCTGGTCTCCACGCCGACCGACGAGTGCGTACGGGCGACGCGGCGGACCGCCGCGCTGTACTCGGCCAACGACGTGCCGACGATCGGCGTCGTCCCCAATATGGTCGGCGCCGCCGAGGGCGAAACGACGCCGTTCGACGGCGGGCCGGACGCGCTCGCCGAGGACGTGGCCGAGGCGGCCTACGCCGAGATCGATCCAGTCCCGTTCGACCCAACGCTGCGAGAGCCGACGGCGCGGTCCGTCGCCGATCCCGAGACGACGGGCGAACGGGCGATCGACGCGCTCCGCGAGACCGTGCTCGAGTTCCTCGAGACGGAGGGCGGACCGGGGGTTCCCGAGGACGCGATCGACCTGCGGGGGCTCCCGCCCGAGACGTGCCACCGGCAGGTCGTCACCGAGTTCGGCGTGGCCGCCGACGAACCGGTGTCTGTGCTGCTCCGGGGCGACCCGGACGACCTCGTCGAAGTCGTTGACGAGAGCCTCGCGCGGGACGGACGCTCGCTCGAGCGGACCGCCGTGGACGACCTGGGGTACGACGGCTGGCTGGTCGAACTCGAGGCGGGCGGCCGGTCGGCGGTCGAACCGGCGACCTGA
- a CDS encoding dCTP deaminase, giving the protein MSAENPLAEVVDNLVYEPAQVHEHGVDLTVSAIYEVAAPGRLDFGGDELEDADLEPIPTELRDPDDEYGWWDLEGGQYVLQHNEFLTDLEGPVQLQPRNELLARGGSHPSMLVASHLPLIPLSVPDGGLRIKENARVSTLVLGGAGAARTE; this is encoded by the coding sequence ATGTCCGCCGAGAACCCGCTCGCCGAGGTCGTCGACAACCTCGTCTACGAACCGGCACAGGTACACGAACACGGGGTCGACCTGACCGTCAGCGCGATCTACGAAGTCGCCGCTCCCGGTCGGCTGGATTTCGGCGGCGACGAACTCGAGGACGCCGACCTCGAACCGATTCCGACCGAACTCCGCGATCCCGACGACGAGTACGGCTGGTGGGACCTCGAGGGCGGGCAGTACGTCCTCCAGCACAACGAGTTCCTGACCGACCTCGAGGGCCCCGTCCAGTTGCAGCCGCGCAACGAACTGCTGGCCCGGGGCGGCTCCCACCCCTCGATGCTGGTAGCCTCGCACCTGCCGCTGATCCCGCTGTCCGTCCCCGACGGCGGCCTGCGGATCAAGGAAAACGCGCGGGTGTCGACGCTGGTACTGGGCGGCGCCGGAGCGGCCCGGACCGAGTAG
- a CDS encoding HalOD1 output domain-containing protein → MHDADELSMAIVEAVAEQEGVDVIELEPPLYEAIDTEALETLFATSTAGADASVTFTYCGYSVRVDGTGDIRLSKASADASSSTVRA, encoded by the coding sequence ATGCACGACGCAGACGAACTCTCGATGGCGATCGTCGAGGCGGTCGCCGAGCAGGAGGGTGTCGACGTGATCGAACTGGAACCACCGCTGTACGAGGCCATCGATACCGAGGCGCTCGAGACGCTGTTCGCAACGTCGACGGCTGGGGCCGACGCGTCCGTCACGTTCACGTACTGCGGCTACTCGGTCCGGGTCGACGGAACGGGTGACATTCGGCTCTCGAAGGCGAGCGCAGACGCGTCATCGTCGACAGTGCGCGCGTAG
- a CDS encoding MOSC N-terminal beta barrel domain-containing protein, whose translation MVRLERIRVHPVAALDGTSVQAVDLDGSGLAWDRRYAIVDRPPGSGSDDGFGAQYVDRNRERRIHDLETDYDLDRETVSVRESGADETHTFHLELDRDCFASWLSDYLGYPVELVRLDEASLPGDAASPEATIVGDATLERVASWVDGLDVEALCRRLRPNLVVGDAPAFWEDRLYDASERVVPVDIGSATLLGIGPCPVPPDDADIGRESDRFREMIAERRQATLPEWAHEARFDHYARLTAEALVSDSSRGETLSVGDTVSVGRAVTVPDPAD comes from the coding sequence ATGGTACGCCTCGAGCGCATTCGGGTCCATCCGGTCGCGGCCCTCGACGGAACGTCGGTTCAGGCGGTCGACCTCGACGGGAGCGGGCTCGCGTGGGACCGTCGGTACGCGATCGTCGACCGTCCACCGGGGTCGGGATCCGACGACGGCTTCGGCGCCCAGTACGTCGACCGGAACCGCGAGCGACGAATCCACGACCTCGAAACCGACTACGACCTCGATCGGGAGACCGTATCGGTCCGCGAGAGCGGGGCCGACGAAACTCACACCTTCCACCTCGAACTCGACCGGGACTGTTTCGCCTCGTGGCTCTCGGACTACCTCGGCTACCCGGTCGAACTCGTCCGTCTCGACGAGGCGTCACTACCGGGGGACGCGGCGAGCCCTGAGGCGACGATCGTCGGCGACGCCACGCTCGAGAGGGTCGCCTCGTGGGTCGACGGGCTCGACGTCGAGGCGCTGTGTCGGCGACTCCGCCCGAATCTCGTCGTCGGTGACGCCCCCGCGTTCTGGGAGGATCGGCTCTACGACGCGTCCGAACGCGTCGTCCCCGTCGATATCGGTTCGGCAACGCTGCTGGGTATCGGCCCCTGTCCCGTCCCGCCGGACGACGCGGATATCGGGCGGGAGAGCGATCGGTTTCGGGAGATGATCGCCGAGCGACGGCAGGCGACGCTCCCCGAGTGGGCCCACGAGGCGCGATTCGATCACTACGCCCGTCTCACGGCCGAGGCGCTCGTCTCCGACTCCTCGCGGGGGGAGACCCTCTCCGTGGGCGATACGGTCTCCGTGGGGAGGGCGGTCACCGTTCCGGATCCGGCCGACTGA